Proteins encoded by one window of Myripristis murdjan chromosome 1, fMyrMur1.1, whole genome shotgun sequence:
- the LOC115357167 gene encoding transmembrane protein 121-like has product MVPPRPLNKPHVCLCSILIMSSLALMDAYLVEQNHGPRKIGVCITVLAGDACFLIVLRYVAVWAGSEVHTAKRGYAMILWFFYIFILEIKVYFVYQNFKAQDVKVDEEEAEAGLARRVLTLLLSVCMPVVFITLAAIDHMEYVRPYKKKEEIRSRLFWVVVDLLDVLDVQANLWELQRKGLPLWVEGLMFFYCYILLLVLPCVSLSEISMQGVNIVPHRMMLYPILSLATINIITLFIRGGNMLLYSDSRVSGIMMGKNVIAIVVKSCSLAQYGKLRDAPPAGHGVEMHKNCDVQTAAVSVPVPLPVPPQVVIEDFTTIPEEPECETDA; this is encoded by the coding sequence ATGGTGCCCCCGCGGCCCCTGAACAAACCCCACGTCTGCCTCTGCTCCATCCTCATCATGAGCAGCCTGGCGCTGATGGACGCCTACCTGGTGGAGCAGAACCACGGCCCCAGGAAGATCGGCGTGTGCATCACCGTCCTGGCCGGCGACGCGTGCTTCCTCATCGTGCTGCGCTACGTCGCCGTGTGGGCGGGGTCGGAGGTCCACACGGCCAAGCGAGGCTACGCCATGATCCTCTGGTTCTTCTACATCTTCATCCTGGAGATCAAGGTCTACTTCGTGTACCAGAACTTCAAGGCTCAGGATGTGAaggtggatgaggaggaggccGAGGCGGGACTGGCCAGGAGGGTCCTGACGCTGCTGCTGTCCGTCTGCATGCCCGTCGTGTTCATAACGCTGGCGGCCATAGATCACATGGAGTACGTGCGTCCGTacaagaagaaagaggagatcAGGAGTCGTCTCTTCTGGGTGGTGGTGGACCTGCTGGACGTTCTGGACGTGCAGGCGAACCTGTGGGAGCTCCAGAGGAAAGGGCTCCCGCTGTGGGTGGAAGGCCTGATGTTCTTCTACTGCTACatcctgctgctggtgctgcccTGCGTGTCCCTGAGCGAGATCAGCATGCAGGGGGTCAACATTGTCCCGCACAGGATGATGCTGTACCCCATCCTCAGCCTCGCTACCATCAACATCATCACCCTCTTCATCCGTGGCGGGAACATGCTGCTGTACAGCGACAGCCGCGTCTCGGGGATCATGATGGGCAAAAACGTGATCGCCATCGTGGTGAAGAGCTGCAGTCTGGCGCAGTACGGCAAGCTCCGGGACGCTCCTCCTGCGGGTCACGGGGTCGAGATGCACAAGAACTGCGACGTCCAGACAGCGGCGGTGTCCGTCCCCGTTCCTCTGCCTGTCCCGCCGCAGGTCGTGATCGAGGACTTTACCACAATACCAGAGGAGCCAGAGTGTGAGACGGACGCTTAA